TTCACCTTTTTTCCATTATAACTTTATATTAAACATGATATAATAAGCATAATCGTAATGTATTAGGGGGTGTTTTTTTATGAAGGTCAGTGATACATTCAGCTTTAAATCAGTTTGCTCCTTGCAGGGACTACAAAGTCAGCTATGCTTTGTTTGGAGCCTAAGCTGTTAAATTAGCTGAAATGCGTACATGTTTTAGGTTCTGTAACACATAGCTCTTTTGTATTCTTTGCTTTAATACTTTAATAAAAGTGGAGGAGTAAGGAAATGAAATATGCAAAGGCACAAGATGTGTTACCAATGGAAATTATTGAAATAATACAAAAATATGTAGATGGAAAATATCTTTATGTACCCAGAAAAGATGAAAATCATAAATCTTGGGGAGAAAAGAGTGGAATAAAGAATGATCTTAAGGTAAGAAATAACGAGATTTATAAAAAGTATGTTGGTGGGGCTACTATCAATGAACTCACTCAAGAGTATTACCTGTCAGAGAAAAGTATAAGAAGAATAATAAGACAAGAGAAACATATATGCTCATAATCAATACAGAACTATTTATTAGATTGAAGGCTTGTTTTAACTCATGTTATGATTTCATTGTGGAGATCCAATGAAAGTTATAACTTATAATTTAAAACAAGATTCAATAGAAAATGTTTATGA
This sequence is a window from Clostridium sp. 'White wine YQ'. Protein-coding genes within it:
- a CDS encoding CD3324 family protein, yielding MKYAKAQDVLPMEIIEIIQKYVDGKYLYVPRKDENHKSWGEKSGIKNDLKVRNNEIYKKYVGGATINELTQEYYLSEKSIRRIIRQEKHICS